Proteins encoded by one window of Panicum virgatum strain AP13 chromosome 7N, P.virgatum_v5, whole genome shotgun sequence:
- the LOC120681793 gene encoding gibberellin 20 oxidase 2-like isoform X1 encodes MCFLPCERKGNINTTTHLGLWHLNSHSCNQSRQRDMATGGALPMVDLAPFFTQDDSDGVARATEAVREACLTHGFFRVVNHGVPAELMARALELSPVFFALPDDEKAKARQAEGTAAPFRAGYFRAPVPAHSPDKHEFVLVFDPKLGFNEYPAEPAGFRSVEIRIRTSKLFIIRISKRIFLPDRMLHKFREAVEECYAKLTELGLLLQDVLNECMGLPPGFLRGYNGDRSFDFMAVHHYFPGTEEENSGLNAHEDGSCISFVIQDGAGGLDVLKDGDWVPAEPVEGSIIVNIGDLIKVLSNNKFKSPTHRVVRKPVHRHSFAFFFNMHGDKWVEPLPEFTTKIGEAPRYRGFLLDEYLQMRMSGLIHPPSRPEDVVHNEIKITHYAI; translated from the exons ATGTGTTTCCTACCTTGTGAGAGAAAAGGAAATATAAATACCACTACTCATCTAGGCTTGTGGCATCTCAATTCGCATTCGTGTAACCAAAGCCGACAGAGAGACATGGCGACCGGCGGCGCTCTCCCCATGGTGGATCTGGCGCCTTTCTTCACCCAAGACGACAGCGACGGCGTCGCCCGCGCCACCGAGGCCGTGCGCGAGGCGTGCCTGACGCACGGCTTCTTCCGCGTCGTCAACCACGGCGTGCCGGCCGAGCTCATGGCGCGCGCGCTCGAGCTGTCGCCCGTGTTCTTCGCGCTGCCGGACGACGAGaaggccaaggcccggcagGCCGAGGGGACCGCGGCGCCCTTCCGGGCTGGCTACTTtcgggcgccggtgccggcgcacTCGCCCGACAAGCACGAGTTCGTGCTGGTGTTTGATCCGAAGCTCGGGTTCAATGAGTACCCCGCTGAGCCAGCCGGATTCAGGTCAGTCGAAATACGAATTCGCACGTCTAAATTATTCATTATTAGAATTTCTAAAAGGATTTTTTTACCCGATCGAATGCTTCACAAATTCAGAGAAGCAGTGGAGGAGTGTTACGCCAAGTTGACCGAGCTGGGGCTGCTCCTCCAGGACGTCCTGAACGAGTGCATGGGTCTGCCGCCGGGCTTCCTCAGGGGCTACAACGGCGACCGCAGCTTCGACTTCATGGCGGTGCATCACTACTTCCCGGGGACGGAGGAGGAGAACAGCGGGCTCAACGCGCACGAGGACGGCAGCTGCATCAGCTTCGTCATCCAGGACGGCGCCGGGGGCCTTGACGTCCTCAAGGACGGTGACTGGGTCCCGGCGGAGCCTGTCGAGGGCAGCATCATCGTCAACATCGGCGACCTCATAAAG GTGCTGAGCAACAACAAGTTTAAGAGCCCGACGCACCGGGTGGTGAGGAAGCCGGTGCACAGGCACTCGTTCGCCTTCTTCTTCAACATGCACGGCGACAAGTGGGTCGAGCCGCTGCCGGAGTTCACGACGAAgatcggcgaggcgccgcgcTACAGGGGGTTCCTGCTCGACGAGTACCTGCAGATGCGGATGAGTGGCCTGATCCATCCACCGTCCAGGCCCGAGGACGTCGTCCACAACGAGATCAAAATCACCCACTATGCTATCTAG
- the LOC120681793 gene encoding 1-aminocyclopropane-1-carboxylate oxidase 1-like isoform X2, whose amino-acid sequence MCFLPCERKGNINTTTHLGLWHLNSHSCNQSRQRDMATGGALPMVDLAPFFTQDDSDGVARATEAVREACLTHGFFRVVNHGVPAELMARALELSPVFFALPDDEKAKARQAEGTAAPFRAGYFRAPVPAHSPDKHEFVLVFDPKLGFNEYPAEPAGFREAVEECYAKLTELGLLLQDVLNECMGLPPGFLRGYNGDRSFDFMAVHHYFPGTEEENSGLNAHEDGSCISFVIQDGAGGLDVLKDGDWVPAEPVEGSIIVNIGDLIKVLSNNKFKSPTHRVVRKPVHRHSFAFFFNMHGDKWVEPLPEFTTKIGEAPRYRGFLLDEYLQMRMSGLIHPPSRPEDVVHNEIKITHYAI is encoded by the exons ATGTGTTTCCTACCTTGTGAGAGAAAAGGAAATATAAATACCACTACTCATCTAGGCTTGTGGCATCTCAATTCGCATTCGTGTAACCAAAGCCGACAGAGAGACATGGCGACCGGCGGCGCTCTCCCCATGGTGGATCTGGCGCCTTTCTTCACCCAAGACGACAGCGACGGCGTCGCCCGCGCCACCGAGGCCGTGCGCGAGGCGTGCCTGACGCACGGCTTCTTCCGCGTCGTCAACCACGGCGTGCCGGCCGAGCTCATGGCGCGCGCGCTCGAGCTGTCGCCCGTGTTCTTCGCGCTGCCGGACGACGAGaaggccaaggcccggcagGCCGAGGGGACCGCGGCGCCCTTCCGGGCTGGCTACTTtcgggcgccggtgccggcgcacTCGCCCGACAAGCACGAGTTCGTGCTGGTGTTTGATCCGAAGCTCGGGTTCAATGAGTACCCCGCTGAGCCAGCCGGATTCAG AGAAGCAGTGGAGGAGTGTTACGCCAAGTTGACCGAGCTGGGGCTGCTCCTCCAGGACGTCCTGAACGAGTGCATGGGTCTGCCGCCGGGCTTCCTCAGGGGCTACAACGGCGACCGCAGCTTCGACTTCATGGCGGTGCATCACTACTTCCCGGGGACGGAGGAGGAGAACAGCGGGCTCAACGCGCACGAGGACGGCAGCTGCATCAGCTTCGTCATCCAGGACGGCGCCGGGGGCCTTGACGTCCTCAAGGACGGTGACTGGGTCCCGGCGGAGCCTGTCGAGGGCAGCATCATCGTCAACATCGGCGACCTCATAAAG GTGCTGAGCAACAACAAGTTTAAGAGCCCGACGCACCGGGTGGTGAGGAAGCCGGTGCACAGGCACTCGTTCGCCTTCTTCTTCAACATGCACGGCGACAAGTGGGTCGAGCCGCTGCCGGAGTTCACGACGAAgatcggcgaggcgccgcgcTACAGGGGGTTCCTGCTCGACGAGTACCTGCAGATGCGGATGAGTGGCCTGATCCATCCACCGTCCAGGCCCGAGGACGTCGTCCACAACGAGATCAAAATCACCCACTATGCTATCTAG